The following coding sequences are from one Eriocheir sinensis breed Jianghai 21 chromosome 13, ASM2467909v1, whole genome shotgun sequence window:
- the LOC126998011 gene encoding sorting nexin-25-like isoform X2, with product MAMRVWMWAAAVGGLVGAWCVGMVWGWGSEGGGMGVVLPLSIIAGCLSAMVLGATLTIAAYIKLSTKHQVTIRVPPEISALHTLTSSICCDIESSLPARHGVVISRKIDCAINELMDTFIQNNINPWYTNIVSDPTPSIETLRNVLWYSVVSINERLGKMDQVRFLTGGVVTCLTRHLEHIRMAQAAGEARGERGVFHLVPQLSSPERERNFLRLVAELLVARCLPPEYSRCTPLRTLLKELLACKVFEPLIDRVCDPDWINQRLVAYLRQQQAAEELHRRTYMYAASYEDFITLIHDSTDVHDLKHLRRNIINEIMQATAINNLKKAKGLDVNKDSTPQGPGKGDLLQARNLKRYINQLTYAKAQCERRITVLKTGKGAEAAGSGTEKGDTDSYNSLQNLPGRKILMFQALMESAFSRRYFSMYLDEIGQGALICFWSAVQDLRHADKRLHHQLATEIYYTYLSPQTPPVKVDKPTLRGVEAFLLGNRGPEVLYEIAEEVERTLEERHYTGFLVSSTYHAMIHQAALQGVDFMTECADETGPGAGEGGPTEPVEPVQLQLSDHSTYARNKLAHLQERLTNKLLALQALRQSGKADPKVITHLEGEIAQLRADHKLLETHVERTALWSDNIGNWKVHVQSVQFVEEKEIPHLVLLVHLNSEDIKISTTSTTSTTTTTTASTTTTTSSTTSTPSTTTTTTTTTPVIQELSPCSALPPSSGTSASSTITSPTSSLSSLESSVASSAPDNGWVLVRKLPQLIDLHRKLCQISPFMKSVELPSVPSKILFSKVMDKAHVERVRTVAQNYFAAVLSDEKLCSSELIYAYLSPSPEHLKQVEIQRKKPKFSFSTFFRGGDSKSDSDEEEIGLMMEVGESPGDGGKDSVAEPLFSFLEELCELRGVSKWLRKTLISFVQITYGKTITRHVRETVSGLLSESMVLYYMHTVRDNLWPSDEGLQATQQPRTEEDKLRTRYEAREQFVNNLPVLLCTLVGQQNARRGATKLFTTLQHHALNKNLFYNALEVLLKELFPELQEHMDKKS from the exons ATGGCCATGAGG GTCTGGATGTGGGCGGCAGCTGTGGGGGGGCTggtgggggcgtggtgtgtggGTATGGTGTGGGGGTGGGGCAGCGAGGGGGGGGGCATGGGGGTGGTACTGCCCCTCTCCATCATCGCCGGCTGCCTCTCCGCGATGGTGCTTGGGGCCACGCTCACCATCGCCGCCTACATCAAACTCTCCACCAAGCACCAGGTCACCATCAGAGTCCCTCCAGAAATATCGGCACTCCACACACTCACCTCG AGCATCTGCTGTGACATCGAGAGCTCCCTGCCGGCCAGACACGGGGTGGTGATCAGCCGCAAGATAGACTGTGCCATCAACGAGCTTATGGACACCTTCATCCAGAACAACATCAACCCGTGGTACACCAACATCGTGAGCGACCCCACACCCAGCATAGAGACTCTCAG GAATGTGTTGTGGTACAGTGTGGTGAGCATCAACGAGCGGCTCGGGAAGATGGACCAGGTGCGCTTCCTGACGGGGGGCGTGGTCACCTGCCTCACCCGACACCTGGAGCACATCCGGATGGCTCAGGCCGCTGG AGAGGCCCGGGGGGAGAGGGGTGTGTTCCACCTGGTGCCCCAGCTCAGCtccccggagagagagaggaacttccTGCGCCTGGTGGCCGAGCTGCTAGTCGCCCGCTGCCTCCCCCCAGAGTACTCCCGCTGCACCCCACTCCGCACCCTACTCAAGGAGCTGCTGGCCTGCaaag TGTTTGAACCGCTGATCGACCGCGTGTGTGACCCGGACTGGATCAACCAGCGGCTGGTGGCGTACCTGCGGCAGCAGCAGGCAGCCGAGGAGCTGCACCGGCGCACCTACATGTACGCCGCCAGCTACGAGGACTTCATCACCCTCATCCATGACTCCACCGACGTGCACGACCTGAAGCACCTCAG GCGGAACATCATCAACGAAATCATGCAAGCCACAGCCATCAACAACCTGAAGAAGGCCAAGGGGCTGGACGTGAACAAGGACAGCACGCCGCAGGGCCCAGGGAAGGGAGACCTgctgcag GCCCGCAACCTGAAGCGCTACATCAACCAGCTGACGTACGCCAAGGCCCAGTGTGAGCGGCGGATAACGGTGCTCAAGACTGGCAAGGGAGCGGAGGCGGCCGGGTCAGGCACAGAGAAAGGCGACACTGACAGCTACAACTCCCTGCAGAACCTGCCCGGAAGAAAG ATCCTGATGTTCCAAGCCCTCATGGAGTCCGCCTTCTCGCGCCGCTATTTCTCCATGTACCTGGACGAGATAGGCCAGGGGGCACTCATCTGCTTCTGGTCCGCCGTGCAAGACCTGCGGCACGCCGACAAGCGCCTCCACCACCAGCTGGCCACCGAGATCTACTACACCTACCTCAGCCCACAGACACCGCCCGTCAAAGTGGACAAG cCAACCCTCCGAGGCGTGGAAGCGTTCCTCTTGGGCAACAGGGGTCCGGAGGTGCTGTATGAGATAGCCGAGGAGGTGGAGCGCACGCTGGAGGAGAGGCACTACACCGGCTTCCTCGTGTCCTCCACCTACCACGCCATGATCCACCAGGCAGCTCTCCAAGGGGTGGACTTCATGACTGAGTGtgctg ACGAGACCGGGCCAGGGGCAGGGGAGGGCGGCCCCACAGAGCCCGTGGAGCCTGTGCAGCTGCAGCTTTCAGACCACTCCACCTACGCCAGGAACAAGCTGGCACACCTGCAGGAGAGGCTCACCAACAAGCTCCTG GCTCTCCAAGCGCTGCGCCAGAGCGGGAAGGCGGATCCCAAGGTCATCACACACTTGGAGGGGGAGATAGCGCAGTTGCGAGCTGACCACAAGCTGCTGGAGACCCATGTGGAGAGAACGGCACTGTGGAGTGACAACATCGGGAACTGGAAGGTCCACGTACAGAGTGTccag TTCGTCGAGGAGAAGGAGATCCCTCACCTGGTGCTGCTCGTCCACCTGAACTCCGAGGACATCAAGatctccaccaccagcacaacatccaccaccacaaccaccactgcatccaccaccaccactacctccagcaccaccagtacccccagcaccaccaccaccaccaccaccaccacccctgtcaTCCAAGAGCTCTCCCCTTGCTCTGCACTCCCCCCCTCCTCCGGCACCTCcgcttcctccaccatcacctcccccacATCCTCCCTCAGCAGCCTGGAGTCCTCGGTGGCCTCCTCCGCCCCGGACAACGGTTGGGTGTTGGTGAGGAAGTTGCCGCAGCTCATTGACCTCCACCGCAAGTTGTG TCAGATATCCCCTTTCATGAAGTCGGTGGAGCTCCCATCTGTGCCCAGCAAGATCCTGTTCAGCAAGGTGATGGACAAGGCCCACGTGGAGCGCGTCAGGACGGTGGCACAAAACTACTTTGCTGCCGTGCTGAGTGATGAGAAACTCTGCAGCTCTGAGCTGATCTACGCCTACCTGTCGCCCTCCCCAGAGCACCTCAAGCAGGTGGAGATACAGCGCAAGAAGCCCAAGTTCTCCTTCTCTACATTTTTCAGAGG AGGAGACTCCAAGAGTGACAGTGACGAGGAGGAGATTGGCCTCATGATGGAGGTGGGCGAGTCCCCAGGTGACGGTGGGAAAGACTCCGTGGCGGagcctctcttctccttcctggaGGAGCTGTGTGAGCTGAGGGGTGTCAGCAAGTGGCTCAGGAAGACCCTCATCTCCTTTGTGCAGATCACCTATGGCAAGACCATCACCAG ACATGTGCGGGAGACAGTGTCGGGGCTGCTGAGTGAGTCCATGGTCCTGTACTACATGCACACTGTGAGGGACAACCTCTG
- the LOC126998011 gene encoding sorting nexin-25-like isoform X1: MAMRVWMWAAAVGGLVGAWCVGMVWGWGSEGGGMGVVLPLSIIAGCLSAMVLGATLTIAAYIKLSTKHQVTIRVPPEISALHTLTSSICCDIESSLPARHGVVISRKIDCAINELMDTFIQNNINPWYTNIVSDPTPSIETLRNVLWYSVVSINERLGKMDQVRFLTGGVVTCLTRHLEHIRMAQAAGEARGERGVFHLVPQLSSPERERNFLRLVAELLVARCLPPEYSRCTPLRTLLKELLACKVFEPLIDRVCDPDWINQRLVAYLRQQQAAEELHRRTYMYAASYEDFITLIHDSTDVHDLKHLSLDNFLELVLASESTEDLLRIRRNIINEIMQATAINNLKKAKGLDVNKDSTPQGPGKGDLLQARNLKRYINQLTYAKAQCERRITVLKTGKGAEAAGSGTEKGDTDSYNSLQNLPGRKILMFQALMESAFSRRYFSMYLDEIGQGALICFWSAVQDLRHADKRLHHQLATEIYYTYLSPQTPPVKVDKPTLRGVEAFLLGNRGPEVLYEIAEEVERTLEERHYTGFLVSSTYHAMIHQAALQGVDFMTECADETGPGAGEGGPTEPVEPVQLQLSDHSTYARNKLAHLQERLTNKLLALQALRQSGKADPKVITHLEGEIAQLRADHKLLETHVERTALWSDNIGNWKVHVQSVQFVEEKEIPHLVLLVHLNSEDIKISTTSTTSTTTTTTASTTTTTSSTTSTPSTTTTTTTTTPVIQELSPCSALPPSSGTSASSTITSPTSSLSSLESSVASSAPDNGWVLVRKLPQLIDLHRKLCQISPFMKSVELPSVPSKILFSKVMDKAHVERVRTVAQNYFAAVLSDEKLCSSELIYAYLSPSPEHLKQVEIQRKKPKFSFSTFFRGGDSKSDSDEEEIGLMMEVGESPGDGGKDSVAEPLFSFLEELCELRGVSKWLRKTLISFVQITYGKTITRHVRETVSGLLSESMVLYYMHTVRDNLWPSDEGLQATQQPRTEEDKLRTRYEAREQFVNNLPVLLCTLVGQQNARRGATKLFTTLQHHALNKNLFYNALEVLLKELFPELQEHMDKKS; encoded by the exons ATGGCCATGAGG GTCTGGATGTGGGCGGCAGCTGTGGGGGGGCTggtgggggcgtggtgtgtggGTATGGTGTGGGGGTGGGGCAGCGAGGGGGGGGGCATGGGGGTGGTACTGCCCCTCTCCATCATCGCCGGCTGCCTCTCCGCGATGGTGCTTGGGGCCACGCTCACCATCGCCGCCTACATCAAACTCTCCACCAAGCACCAGGTCACCATCAGAGTCCCTCCAGAAATATCGGCACTCCACACACTCACCTCG AGCATCTGCTGTGACATCGAGAGCTCCCTGCCGGCCAGACACGGGGTGGTGATCAGCCGCAAGATAGACTGTGCCATCAACGAGCTTATGGACACCTTCATCCAGAACAACATCAACCCGTGGTACACCAACATCGTGAGCGACCCCACACCCAGCATAGAGACTCTCAG GAATGTGTTGTGGTACAGTGTGGTGAGCATCAACGAGCGGCTCGGGAAGATGGACCAGGTGCGCTTCCTGACGGGGGGCGTGGTCACCTGCCTCACCCGACACCTGGAGCACATCCGGATGGCTCAGGCCGCTGG AGAGGCCCGGGGGGAGAGGGGTGTGTTCCACCTGGTGCCCCAGCTCAGCtccccggagagagagaggaacttccTGCGCCTGGTGGCCGAGCTGCTAGTCGCCCGCTGCCTCCCCCCAGAGTACTCCCGCTGCACCCCACTCCGCACCCTACTCAAGGAGCTGCTGGCCTGCaaag TGTTTGAACCGCTGATCGACCGCGTGTGTGACCCGGACTGGATCAACCAGCGGCTGGTGGCGTACCTGCGGCAGCAGCAGGCAGCCGAGGAGCTGCACCGGCGCACCTACATGTACGCCGCCAGCTACGAGGACTTCATCACCCTCATCCATGACTCCACCGACGTGCACGACCTGAAGCACCTCAG CCTTGACAACTTCTTAGAGTTGGTTTTAGCCTCAGAAAGCACAGAAGACTTACTCAGGATCAG GCGGAACATCATCAACGAAATCATGCAAGCCACAGCCATCAACAACCTGAAGAAGGCCAAGGGGCTGGACGTGAACAAGGACAGCACGCCGCAGGGCCCAGGGAAGGGAGACCTgctgcag GCCCGCAACCTGAAGCGCTACATCAACCAGCTGACGTACGCCAAGGCCCAGTGTGAGCGGCGGATAACGGTGCTCAAGACTGGCAAGGGAGCGGAGGCGGCCGGGTCAGGCACAGAGAAAGGCGACACTGACAGCTACAACTCCCTGCAGAACCTGCCCGGAAGAAAG ATCCTGATGTTCCAAGCCCTCATGGAGTCCGCCTTCTCGCGCCGCTATTTCTCCATGTACCTGGACGAGATAGGCCAGGGGGCACTCATCTGCTTCTGGTCCGCCGTGCAAGACCTGCGGCACGCCGACAAGCGCCTCCACCACCAGCTGGCCACCGAGATCTACTACACCTACCTCAGCCCACAGACACCGCCCGTCAAAGTGGACAAG cCAACCCTCCGAGGCGTGGAAGCGTTCCTCTTGGGCAACAGGGGTCCGGAGGTGCTGTATGAGATAGCCGAGGAGGTGGAGCGCACGCTGGAGGAGAGGCACTACACCGGCTTCCTCGTGTCCTCCACCTACCACGCCATGATCCACCAGGCAGCTCTCCAAGGGGTGGACTTCATGACTGAGTGtgctg ACGAGACCGGGCCAGGGGCAGGGGAGGGCGGCCCCACAGAGCCCGTGGAGCCTGTGCAGCTGCAGCTTTCAGACCACTCCACCTACGCCAGGAACAAGCTGGCACACCTGCAGGAGAGGCTCACCAACAAGCTCCTG GCTCTCCAAGCGCTGCGCCAGAGCGGGAAGGCGGATCCCAAGGTCATCACACACTTGGAGGGGGAGATAGCGCAGTTGCGAGCTGACCACAAGCTGCTGGAGACCCATGTGGAGAGAACGGCACTGTGGAGTGACAACATCGGGAACTGGAAGGTCCACGTACAGAGTGTccag TTCGTCGAGGAGAAGGAGATCCCTCACCTGGTGCTGCTCGTCCACCTGAACTCCGAGGACATCAAGatctccaccaccagcacaacatccaccaccacaaccaccactgcatccaccaccaccactacctccagcaccaccagtacccccagcaccaccaccaccaccaccaccaccacccctgtcaTCCAAGAGCTCTCCCCTTGCTCTGCACTCCCCCCCTCCTCCGGCACCTCcgcttcctccaccatcacctcccccacATCCTCCCTCAGCAGCCTGGAGTCCTCGGTGGCCTCCTCCGCCCCGGACAACGGTTGGGTGTTGGTGAGGAAGTTGCCGCAGCTCATTGACCTCCACCGCAAGTTGTG TCAGATATCCCCTTTCATGAAGTCGGTGGAGCTCCCATCTGTGCCCAGCAAGATCCTGTTCAGCAAGGTGATGGACAAGGCCCACGTGGAGCGCGTCAGGACGGTGGCACAAAACTACTTTGCTGCCGTGCTGAGTGATGAGAAACTCTGCAGCTCTGAGCTGATCTACGCCTACCTGTCGCCCTCCCCAGAGCACCTCAAGCAGGTGGAGATACAGCGCAAGAAGCCCAAGTTCTCCTTCTCTACATTTTTCAGAGG AGGAGACTCCAAGAGTGACAGTGACGAGGAGGAGATTGGCCTCATGATGGAGGTGGGCGAGTCCCCAGGTGACGGTGGGAAAGACTCCGTGGCGGagcctctcttctccttcctggaGGAGCTGTGTGAGCTGAGGGGTGTCAGCAAGTGGCTCAGGAAGACCCTCATCTCCTTTGTGCAGATCACCTATGGCAAGACCATCACCAG ACATGTGCGGGAGACAGTGTCGGGGCTGCTGAGTGAGTCCATGGTCCTGTACTACATGCACACTGTGAGGGACAACCTCTG